The Astatotilapia calliptera chromosome 22, fAstCal1.2, whole genome shotgun sequence region TGAAATCACTAGGTGAAGTGTACAAACACAACTACTTTGTCATTGTGAGGCCGAGGCATTAGCACTCGGTTTCGGGCTGGTTTCGGACTGATACACTTGTGTCTGTTCAGCTGATAATTCCAGGTGAACGTCTTGAGACAAGTACTGCAGCTGAAGTTCTTCTCCCCACTGTGAATTTTCATGTGAGCGTTCAGGGCCGAGCGGCAGCTGAAGGGCTTGCTGCACTCGGAGCAGCTGAACGGTTTCTCTCCCGTGTGAAGCGTCATGTGGTTCGTCAGCGCCGCCTTCTCCATGAAGCATCGGCCGCACTCGGAGCAGCTGAACGGTTTCTGGCCCGTGTGAGTCCAAAGGTGTTTTTTAAGACTTCCGCTCTGAACGAATCTTTTGTCGCACTTCGGACAACCGAacggtttctctcctgtgtggctCCGTTTATGCCTTAACAGGTGTGCCATGCGCTTAAACGATTTCCCACATT contains the following coding sequences:
- the LOC113014442 gene encoding gastrula zinc finger protein XlCGF42.1-like; the protein is MEARREGLPPDVQKVIVGDEEEQEGVFIKEEQEEVDIIKFTFSPVAVKSEEDEEKPESSKLHHTLTEKRRDSVGGEDAGRPAPDPGLDPEDKDMETEVHEGDLEESSEPSSSEESKVLAGDMKCVSGEEALICTECGKSFKRMAHLLRHKRSHTGEKPFGCPKCDKRFVQSGSLKKHLWTHTGQKPFSCSECGRCFMEKAALTNHMTLHTGEKPFSCSECSKPFSCRSALNAHMKIHSGEKNFSCSTCLKTFTWNYQLNRHKCISPKPARNRVLMPRPHNDKVVVFVHFT